ATACATGATCCTGGTCGATAGAATGCACCTGTAATTTCTTCTTACGCAAAAAGGTTAAGCACAGCGATGTTACAATTGTATACAACCATGTGCTGAACTTTGCGTCACCCCGGTAATCATTTAAACAACGATATGCTTTAATAAAAGCATTTTGCGCCAGCTCCTCCGCATCTTCCCGGTTCTTTGCATACCGAAAAGCAATTGTGAAAACGAAAGACTGGTAACGGTTAACGATAACCTCGTATGCCCGTTGGTCGCCCTTTAGCACCCGGGTGATGATCTCCTTATCCGTTGAGCCATTATCCATATCTCTG
The DNA window shown above is from Lacibacter sp. H375 and carries:
- a CDS encoding RNA polymerase sigma factor produces the protein MDNGSTDKEIITRVLKGDQRAYEVIVNRYQSFVFTIAFRYAKNREDAEELAQNAFIKAYRCLNDYRGDAKFSTWLYTIVTSLCLTFLRKKKLQVHSIDQDHVFELADQQDAGMKANIVEEKSKIKMVNDAIALLPPDDAKLLLLFYKGEQSLEEIGLILGIQPNNAKVKLHRARQKLREKMEQHFSVEVEDYIHS